One Manihot esculenta cultivar AM560-2 chromosome 6, M.esculenta_v8, whole genome shotgun sequence DNA segment encodes these proteins:
- the LOC110616534 gene encoding putative germin-like protein 2-1 has translation MASWFLFLLGLFLALASLALASDPMSLQDFCVADANAAVLVNGVACKDPKKVEANDFFFSGLHLPGNTSNAAGSKVTPVSVAQIPGLNTLGISLARIDYTPWGINPPHTHPRASEILTVVEGTLEVGFVTSNPENRLIRKILQKGDVFVFPVNLIHFQRNVGNCNAVAVVALSSQNPGVVTIANAVFGSTPGIPSDVLVKAFQLDSKIVDYLQAKF, from the exons atGGCTTCTTGGTTTCTTTTCTTATTAGGGTTATTTCTAGCTCTTGCCTCGTTGGCTCTGGCTTCTGATCCAATGTCCCTTCAAGATTTCTGTGTTGCTGATGCAAATGCTGCAG TTCTAGTGAACGGAGTTGCCTGCAAAGATCCCAAGAAGGTTGAAGCCAATGATTTCTTCTTCAGTGGACTTCACTTACCAGGCAACACATCAAATGCAGCAGGATCTAAGGTCACCCCAGTAAGCGTAGCCCAAATACCAGGACTCAACACTCTTGGGATCTCTTTAGCTCGCATAGACTATACACCATGGGGCATCAACCCTCCCCACACGCACCCTCGTGCTTCAGAGATCTTGACTGTAGTTGAAGGAACTCTTGAAGTTGGATTCGTCACATCTAACCCTGAAAATCGTCTCATCAGAAAGATTTTACAGAAAGGTGATGTGTTCGTGTTCCCTGTGAATCTCATTCACTTCCAGAGAAATGTGGGAAATTGTAATGCTGTTGCTGTTGTAGCTCTAAGCAGCCAGAATCCTGGGGTGGTCACCATTGCTAATGCAGTGTTTGGTTCTACACCTGGTATCCCTAGTGATGTTCTTGTGAAGGCATTTCAGTTGGATTCTAAGATTGTTGATTATCTTCAAGCAAAGTTCTAG
- the LOC110617796 gene encoding histidinol dehydrogenase, chloroplastic isoform X2: protein MKSYQLSELTRTEVESLKARPRIDFSSIFNLVNPIVDDVRSRGDAAVKDYTERFDKVKLEKLVDNVAELPDPELDAAVREAFDVAYDNIYAFHLAQKGAEKSVENMKGVRCKRVARSISSVGLYVPGGTAVLPSTALMLSIPAQIAGCKTIVLATPPSQDGSICKEVLYCAKKAGVTHILKAGGAQAISAMAWGTESCPKVEKIFGPGNQYVTAAKMILQNSEAMISIDMPAGPSEVLVIADEYASPVHIASDLLSQAEHGPDSQVVLVVVGDGVDLKSIEEEISKQCQSLPRGEYASKALSHSFTVFARDMVEAISFSNLYAPEHLIVNVEDAEKWESFIENAGSVFLGQWTPESVGDYASGTNHVLPTYGYARMYGGVSLDSFLKYMTVQSLTEEGLRNLGPYVATMAEVEGLEAHKRAVTLRLQYIEARSKFRM, encoded by the exons ATGAAGTCTTATCAGTTATCTGAACTCACTCGTACAGAAGTTGAGAGCCTGAAAGCTCGTCCACGAATTGATTTCTCTTCAATTTTTAATCTG GTGAACCCCATTGTTGATGATGTACGCAGCAGAGGTGATGCCGCTGTTAAAGA TTATACTGAAAGATTTGACAAAGTCAAGTTGGAGAAGCTCGTTGATAATGTAGCTGAGCTTCCTGATCCAGAG CTTGATGCAGCTGTTAGGGAAGCATTTGATGTGGCATATGACAACATATATGCATTTCACCTTGCTCAAAAAGGAGCAGAAAAAAGtgttgaaaacatgaaa GGTGTTAGATGCAAACGGGTGGCAAGGAGCATTTCTTCTGTAGGTCTCTATGTTCCAGGGGGCACTGCAGTTTTACCTTCAACAGCTCTCATGCTTTCAATT CCTGCGCAAATTGCTGGGTGTAAAACAATTGTTCTTGCAACTCCTCCAAGTCAGGATGGCAGCATATGCAAG GAGGTACTGTACTGTGCCAAGAAGGCTGGTGTCACTCACATTCTTAAAGCTGGAGGAGCTCAG GCTATATCGGCCATGGCTTGGGGGACAGAATCATGCCCTAAG GTTGAGAAGATTTTTGGACCAGGAAATCAGTATGTCACAGCTGCCAAAATGATTCTCCAA AACAGTGAAGCAATGATCTCAATTGACATGCCAGCTGGACCTTCAGAAGTTTTAGTCATTGCTGATGAATATGCCAGTCCTGTTCATATAGCTTCAGATTTACTTTCCCAG GCTGAGCATGGACCTGATAGCCAGGTAGTTCTTGTTGTTGTGGGGGATGGTGTGGATCTGAAATCTATTGAAGAAGAAATCAGTAAGCAATGTCAAAGCCTTCCAAGGGGAGAATATGCTTCGAAAGCACTGAGCCATAGTTTCACTGTATTTGCTCGTGATATGGTTGAG GCCATCTCCTTTTCAAACTTATATGCACCTGAGCATCTGATTGTTAATGTAGAAGATGCagaaaaatgggagagttttatTGAGAATGCAG GCTCTGTTTTCTTGGGCCAATGGACGCCAGAAAGTGTTGGAGATTATGCAAGCGGGACAAACCATGTCCTCCCGACATATGGGTATGCAAGGATGTACGGTGGAGTATCCTTGGATTCTTTCCTCAAATACATGACTGTACAATCTTTGACAGAGGAAGGTCTGAGAAATCTAGGTCCGTACGTGGCAACCATGGCTGAAGTTGAAGGGCTGGAAGCCCACAAGAGGGCAGTAACTCTCAGACTCCAGTATATTGAAGCCAGGAGCAAGTTCAGAATGTGA
- the LOC110617796 gene encoding histidinol dehydrogenase, chloroplastic isoform X1 → MDSQLLCFNRSNFLIKPYSPIQFQLVGAPLFTLRPSYLHFRGGLTLNRVRCAMKSYQLSELTRTEVESLKARPRIDFSSIFNLVNPIVDDVRSRGDAAVKDYTERFDKVKLEKLVDNVAELPDPELDAAVREAFDVAYDNIYAFHLAQKGAEKSVENMKGVRCKRVARSISSVGLYVPGGTAVLPSTALMLSIPAQIAGCKTIVLATPPSQDGSICKEVLYCAKKAGVTHILKAGGAQAISAMAWGTESCPKVEKIFGPGNQYVTAAKMILQNSEAMISIDMPAGPSEVLVIADEYASPVHIASDLLSQAEHGPDSQVVLVVVGDGVDLKSIEEEISKQCQSLPRGEYASKALSHSFTVFARDMVEAISFSNLYAPEHLIVNVEDAEKWESFIENAGSVFLGQWTPESVGDYASGTNHVLPTYGYARMYGGVSLDSFLKYMTVQSLTEEGLRNLGPYVATMAEVEGLEAHKRAVTLRLQYIEARSKFRM, encoded by the exons ATGGATTCCCAGCTTCTGTGCTTTAACCGGAGCAACTTCTTAATTAAGCCGTACTCGCCCATTCAATTTCAACTGGTTGGCGCTCCATTGTTCACTCTTCGACCTTCTTATCTTCATTTTCGAGGAG GGTTAACTTTGAACAGGGTAAGGTGTGCCATGAAGTCTTATCAGTTATCTGAACTCACTCGTACAGAAGTTGAGAGCCTGAAAGCTCGTCCACGAATTGATTTCTCTTCAATTTTTAATCTG GTGAACCCCATTGTTGATGATGTACGCAGCAGAGGTGATGCCGCTGTTAAAGA TTATACTGAAAGATTTGACAAAGTCAAGTTGGAGAAGCTCGTTGATAATGTAGCTGAGCTTCCTGATCCAGAG CTTGATGCAGCTGTTAGGGAAGCATTTGATGTGGCATATGACAACATATATGCATTTCACCTTGCTCAAAAAGGAGCAGAAAAAAGtgttgaaaacatgaaa GGTGTTAGATGCAAACGGGTGGCAAGGAGCATTTCTTCTGTAGGTCTCTATGTTCCAGGGGGCACTGCAGTTTTACCTTCAACAGCTCTCATGCTTTCAATT CCTGCGCAAATTGCTGGGTGTAAAACAATTGTTCTTGCAACTCCTCCAAGTCAGGATGGCAGCATATGCAAG GAGGTACTGTACTGTGCCAAGAAGGCTGGTGTCACTCACATTCTTAAAGCTGGAGGAGCTCAG GCTATATCGGCCATGGCTTGGGGGACAGAATCATGCCCTAAG GTTGAGAAGATTTTTGGACCAGGAAATCAGTATGTCACAGCTGCCAAAATGATTCTCCAA AACAGTGAAGCAATGATCTCAATTGACATGCCAGCTGGACCTTCAGAAGTTTTAGTCATTGCTGATGAATATGCCAGTCCTGTTCATATAGCTTCAGATTTACTTTCCCAG GCTGAGCATGGACCTGATAGCCAGGTAGTTCTTGTTGTTGTGGGGGATGGTGTGGATCTGAAATCTATTGAAGAAGAAATCAGTAAGCAATGTCAAAGCCTTCCAAGGGGAGAATATGCTTCGAAAGCACTGAGCCATAGTTTCACTGTATTTGCTCGTGATATGGTTGAG GCCATCTCCTTTTCAAACTTATATGCACCTGAGCATCTGATTGTTAATGTAGAAGATGCagaaaaatgggagagttttatTGAGAATGCAG GCTCTGTTTTCTTGGGCCAATGGACGCCAGAAAGTGTTGGAGATTATGCAAGCGGGACAAACCATGTCCTCCCGACATATGGGTATGCAAGGATGTACGGTGGAGTATCCTTGGATTCTTTCCTCAAATACATGACTGTACAATCTTTGACAGAGGAAGGTCTGAGAAATCTAGGTCCGTACGTGGCAACCATGGCTGAAGTTGAAGGGCTGGAAGCCCACAAGAGGGCAGTAACTCTCAGACTCCAGTATATTGAAGCCAGGAGCAAGTTCAGAATGTGA